attcACTTAACTAGAGTTaaaaatggttgtgagtcaccatgtaggtgctagggatGGAATCTGGGCAGTACGTGCCCctgcctgctgagctatctcaccagccatattctgtttttttgagatgtGATCTGTAGTGGCCCATGCAGCTGACTCTGACCTTGAAATCCTGAATggcaaaagaaagagatgagTCCCGTGTCAGCCTGAGCAGTGCAGTCTGCTAGGTGAGGGTGTACCCTGCAGAGCCAGGAGGGACCCTAGGGTTTCTAGCTGTGGGTGAGCAACAGAAGCTGCCCCACTCATCAGTTAAAATGCCTTCCTACCAGGTGATGCCCCATTTCAGGCATGTGACTCCCTGTGACAACCACCCGGCTCCCTCCCCATGGGCTTATAGGGCATAACTAGCCTTCTGGGGCAATCCCTTGCCCAGCTCCACCCACAGCCAGTCCTCCAGACCTGGGCACCTTTCCAGCCCAGCCTTGAGAACCAGCTTCTACTTCTAGAACAAGACAGACTTGTAGGCCAGGTCTAGGATCCTTCACAGGGAGAAAAGATCAAGAGGCCAAACCAGTGTGGCAGGTCCATAGGGTAGCACTCATCTTCTGAGGAGGCTCAGAAATAAAAGTGTGAGGACACAGGGCCCTCACCATGCAAATGCTACTGTCTTCCTCTTGACACCCCTGTCCATCTTTCACACTCCACAGGAGTTAAATTCCCCCAGGCCTGGAGTTACTGTCAGGCTTGTGTGTGGACTCCACAGGACAGGCCTATCTGCCAGATACTTCCTGTAGCTCAAACACAGTTTGCCTAGGAAATTCCTGATTCAGGCTCAGCTTCTAGTTGTGTATAGTGTTTAATATAGGGCAACTGTCCACACATTCCAAACTGCCTAACCATTTTCATATAAACACAGCCCTCTGCCACCAGGACATTCCAGTGGGGAACAATGTTGTAAACAAGGCAGAAAATACACTGAGCAGAACCTAGTTAGTCCACGAAGGCCAGTGGGAGGGAGGTGGAAGGCAGGTGGAGAAGGCAGAGGCCACTTACCTTTTAGGCCCGGGGTCAGGAAAGGATGCATCTGCTTACCTACAGAGAATGCAAAATGCTACGGTCAATCCCCTATGCTCTCTATCCTCAGAGCTGGGACCAAGGTtggtctcctctgcctcctgaacaaCTCTGGAGGCTCTGAGAGCTTGTCATTAAATAGTCTAATGGACATTTCCAAAGGCTTCATctcagggggagggagaggagaagagccTCGAGGGCTCCCATTGTCCAGGGATGGGGTCAGCCGACTTGCCAGAGCAGTGCTGCATGCATGCTTCCTGGGAGAGGTAACTGTTCTTGTTGCCTCTGCACCCGCCGTAGATGAAGCTGATACAGGAATTCTTTTCAGTGTCATAGTACCAGCGAGGGAAGGCTGCGCGGCACGGCCCAGTGACGGCCTTCGGGACACAGTATTCTGGAAGGGAGAACAAGGGAGCCTCAGGAGGACAAATCAGTACGGCCGAGAATAAGCACATGCCcctcttcttttgtgtgtgtgtgtgtgtgtgtgtgtgtgtgtgcgtgcatgcgtgcgtgtgtgtgcgtgcgtgcgtgcgtctTGATATGTGTGTTTCAGAGTAGTcttaaactcatggcaatcctcctctCCTGTCTCAACATCTCCTctgcccaaatgctgggattttagTTGCATACCACtcgtggtgggggaggggctggcttCATTTCAGGCCCTTGTTGACAAGCACAATGTGTTATTGTAGCTCATGCAATGCCAGGCACTTTTTCCTCTGATCTGTCCTGGGACCCTCACCTTACATACACATGGGAATTATGTACAGGGCATAGGTCCTACCCACAGCCAGAGCTGGTGAGAATCAGGGTGGCAGGCAAATTCTGTAAGCACATaccctttgtttttttctttttctttttggtttttcaagacagggttttctctgtgcagtcctggctgtcctggaactcactttgtagaccaggctggcctcggactcagaaatccacctgcctctgcctcccgagtgctgggattaaaggcgtgcgccaccatgcccggcagcaCGTACCTTCTTGACTTCACTCTGCTGGCACATCTGGATTGCCGACAGCCTGCGCTACCCACTGAGGCTCTGAGGTGTAGCTGGAGGTGTAGCTACCTGGCAAGGCCTGAAGGACTTGGTAACAAGCTCCTCCTAGTAAATCCACCCCCAACTGCATAAGGACACAGCTGGTGGAGTTGTACCTTCATAGTTGAAGATCTCAGCAGACAGGTCCTCAGCACTCTGCTTTCTGGGAACTGCAACACAAACATCTGGTTAGGAGGGACACAGGCTAATCGTTCAAGCAGGGCTGACTGTAAAAGGACCCATGGAGAGAGCTCGGGCAGTGCCGCCTTTAAGGGGGTGGACATACCCTTGGTCCTCATGTCCTCTGGAGCACAGGACACACTCAACACTGAACACCCACTGGAGGTGAGTGGGACTCTTGCTACCTCAGGGGTTACTATGGAAACTAATCACAACCATGTGTCTTGAGGTGATCAAGAAGATCGCTGTATTTACTTTCTGAAGTACCCAGAAACTTATTCTACTGGGGCAATTTCATTCAGAAATATGCTAAAAATAAGAGTTACCATGCAGAGTCCTGAACAGTTATCAAgggccaaaaccaaccaaccggGCAGTGCCTAGTGTCACCCCTCACCCATTCTCCCACGGGCTCTGGTGTCAGAGAGGCAGGGCAGGGCCAGACTGTGGTGCATGGACTACCtattggggggaggggttgtCCCCATCGGAGGTATAGTCTCCTCCCCCTAACCCTGTGGAAGGGCAGGTATTGCTGGCTCTGCTGGGCCCCAAGGGTATAATCACTACTAGCTGGTACAAGGGACCACTCACCCAGGCTCCTGCAGCAGAGTCCCTTAAGCATAAAAGAGGAACAGGGCAGCTACTGACAGCTCTACAAAGCAAACTAACACAAAGCTACAGATGAAGGACAGCAGCAGTTGGCAGAGAACAAAGGACTTCtagagagggagggggacagaaccccaggggggaggagagggcacAGGAAGGCAGACAGCAGCATAGAGGGAAGGCAGGGTGGCTCTGCAAGCACAAGCCAGCCCTGTTGTTGCTGtgcactggaggcagagggaggcaccTGACAATTCCCTTCTCAGCTACCACCTGGGTTCTTAGGAACCTACCACTCAGGACAGAAGAGTCGGCTCCATTCCTGTTCCTGGCCATGTCatcagtggtgttctctgtgagggacaaagaacagaaaagaaaactatcATCAAGTGGGCCACACATGTCACAACCAACCCTGGTGGAAAGGAAGTTCAGTCCTGGGGCGCATGCGGGTGGGCGGGCATGGCAAGCTTTTTACTTAGAAAGGAGGGACTGGGACCGCCTGGGGACTCAGCGCAAGAAGCAAAATGACTTTGCACTGTCAGGGCTCCCAGGGCCATGTGTCCTGTTTAAAATAGAGGTGGAGTTatgacttttggttttgtttttcgagacagggtttctctgtgtagccctggctgtcctggaactcactctgtagaccaggctggcctcaaactcagaaatcggcctgcctctgcctcccaaatgctaggattaaaggcatgtgccaccacccccagcacattatgacatttttaactctatcggaaaatgattttgtgtgcatttgtgcatgggTATGTCAGAGCACACGTGGAGGTGAGGGGAGAGGTTTCAAGAGtccactccctcttccttctaccatgttggtCCCTGGAGTTAATCCAGGTGTTGTTCCTTGGCCTTTACCTCCCCTcctacccccgcccccccccccccccagccttctCACTATCCTCATCTGAACACAGATCTTaagcagagagaggtgaatgGAGATGCTTAGACACAGCCATGGGTGGTTGTGTCTTTCTCAAGGAGATCACCTCTACATTTTGGGGAGgggattatttatttaaaaaatgtgtgtgtgtgcgcctgtaTGAGCATGAGTTTGTGTATACCATCTGCCTGCAGAGACTGGAAGAAGCCAAACAAGGGATTTTAGGAActgggtagttgtgagctgcctgacaggtTGCTAGGAACTGgaccctggtcctctgtaagagcagtaagcaGTCTTAACTGCTAGGTGGTCTCTCCAGATCCTTattttgactttttgagacagaattcttTCCACCCCGCTActcaggctagtctggaactgtATAGCCCAAATTTGTATAAGCCCAGACTTGTAGAAATCCTTCTGTAGGAGGATTATATTCTGAAGGTGGCATCCCAGCCAGTCTGTATTTATTTACCTACAATTTTCAAAGGCATAAAACAGTCCAAATGTATTTAATATCGCAGAACTGCAGTTAAAATGGCTGAGATGACACGGTAGGCATGAGAACACACCTACAGTCAACTACTTCGAAGGCTGAGGCAAGGCGGTCAAAGCAGCCAGCCTGGGTCACAACAGGGCGGAGTGGAGCAACAAATAAAGACTTCAAAATGgtcaggttttgttgttgcttgcttgttaggtttttgttctgatttattttttgttttaagagacagggcgtctctgtgtagtcctggctatcctgaagcTCGTTCTGTAGACCattaggctggcctctaacccaCAGAGATCGACCTGCCtctctccctgagt
This Mus musculus strain C57BL/6J chromosome 7, GRCm38.p6 C57BL/6J DNA region includes the following protein-coding sequences:
- the Spint2 gene encoding kunitz-type protease inhibitor 2 isoform b precursor (isoform b precursor is encoded by transcript variant 2), which codes for MAQLCELRRGRALLALVASLLLSGAQVASRELDVHENTTDDMARNRNGADSSVLSVPRKQSAEDLSAEIFNYEEYCVPKAVTGPCRAAFPRWYYDTEKNSCISFIYGGCRGNKNSYLSQEACMQHCSGKQMHPFLTPGLKAVILVGLFLMVLILLLGTSMVCLIRVVRRKQERALRTVWSTADDKEQLVKNTCVL